The Thermococcus thermotolerans genome contains a region encoding:
- a CDS encoding uL15m family ribosomal protein — protein sequence MIRRKKKVRKLRGSHTHGWGCKKKHRGGGSKGGKGMAGTGKRKNTKWTWTIKYALDHLGKRGFHRPKAVQYTPKTINLSDIDENLQLFLDMGVAYEEAGKIVVDVTQLGVDKVLGTGKLTRPITIKAYYVTPKAEEKIKAAGGEVLLA from the coding sequence ATGATAAGGAGAAAGAAGAAGGTTAGGAAGCTCCGCGGAAGTCACACTCACGGATGGGGCTGCAAGAAGAAGCACCGCGGCGGCGGTAGCAAGGGCGGTAAGGGAATGGCTGGAACCGGAAAGAGGAAGAACACCAAGTGGACCTGGACGATCAAGTACGCCCTGGACCACCTTGGAAAGCGTGGCTTCCACAGGCCTAAAGCCGTTCAGTACACCCCCAAGACCATAAACCTCAGCGACATCGATGAGAACCTCCAGCTCTTCCTCGACATGGGCGTCGCCTACGAGGAGGCGGGGAAGATAGTCGTTGACGTCACTCAGCTCGGTGTCGACAAGGTTCTCGGAACCGGCAAGCTCACCAGGCCAATTACCATCAAGGCCTACTACGTCACTCCGAAGGCAGAGGAGAAGATAAAGGCTGCTGGCGGCGAGGTTCTCCTCGCCTGA
- a CDS encoding 50S ribosomal protein L30: MAKLALIRLRSGIRARGEVRDTLAMLRLHRINHLVLVDDNPSYKGMVQKVKDYITWGEINAETLAKLIRKRGRLIGNRPITDEYVKEKLGITIDEFAKKVVDGEMKLTDLPNIKPVFRLHPPRGGLKGSKKRSFKEGGALGYRGEKINDLIERML; encoded by the coding sequence ATGGCAAAGCTCGCACTCATCAGACTTAGGAGCGGGATACGGGCGAGGGGTGAGGTTAGGGACACCCTCGCCATGCTCCGCCTCCACAGGATCAATCACCTCGTCCTTGTTGACGACAACCCGAGCTACAAGGGAATGGTGCAGAAGGTCAAGGACTACATCACTTGGGGAGAGATAAACGCCGAGACCCTTGCCAAGCTCATCAGGAAGAGGGGCAGGCTCATCGGCAACAGACCGATAACCGACGAGTACGTCAAGGAGAAGCTCGGAATTACCATCGACGAGTTCGCCAAGAAGGTCGTTGACGGCGAGATGAAGCTCACTGACCTGCCGAACATCAAGCCGGTCTTCAGGCTCCACCCTCCGAGGGGCGGCCTTAAGGGCAGCAAAAAGCGCAGCTTTAAGGAAGGCGGTGCCCTCGGCTACCGTGGCGAGAAGATAAACGACCTCATTGAGAGAATGCTCTGA
- the rpsE gene encoding 30S ribosomal protein S5, with protein MSDPREIAQRVLEEWEPRTKLGQLVKEGQITDIHEIFRKGYQIKEPEIVDVLLPEVNLRENQEVLDIALTVRMTDSGRRIRFRVLAAVGNRDGYVGLGIGHGKEVGIAIRKAINYAKMNIIEIKRGCGSWECRCRRPHSIPFAVEGKEGSVRVKLMPGPRGLGLVIGDVGKKILSLAGVQDVWSQSLGETRTTVNFAKAVFNALYNTNRVAVQPGMEEKYGIIVGREMRANFELE; from the coding sequence ATGAGCGACCCAAGGGAGATCGCCCAGAGGGTTTTGGAGGAGTGGGAGCCGAGGACCAAGCTCGGCCAGCTCGTCAAAGAGGGCCAGATAACTGACATTCACGAGATATTCCGCAAGGGATACCAGATCAAGGAGCCGGAGATAGTCGATGTGCTCCTTCCGGAGGTCAACCTGAGGGAGAACCAGGAAGTGCTTGACATAGCCCTCACGGTCAGGATGACTGACAGTGGCAGGAGGATCAGGTTCCGTGTTCTCGCCGCTGTGGGCAACAGGGACGGCTACGTCGGCCTCGGAATCGGCCACGGAAAGGAGGTTGGAATAGCTATCAGGAAGGCCATCAACTACGCCAAGATGAACATCATCGAGATCAAGCGCGGCTGTGGAAGCTGGGAGTGCAGGTGCAGGAGGCCCCACTCAATTCCGTTCGCCGTAGAGGGCAAAGAGGGAAGCGTCCGCGTCAAGCTCATGCCGGGACCGCGCGGTCTTGGACTGGTCATAGGTGACGTCGGCAAGAAGATACTCAGCCTTGCTGGTGTCCAGGACGTCTGGTCACAGAGCCTGGGTGAGACGAGGACCACCGTCAACTTCGCCAAGGCAGTCTTCAACGCTCTCTACAACACCAACCGTGTTGCAGTCCAGCCTGGCATGGAGGAGAAGTACGGTATCATCGTTGGAAGGGAGATGAGGGCCAACTTTGAGCTGGAGTGA
- a CDS encoding 50S ribosomal protein L18, producing the protein MAHGPRYRVPFRRRREGKTNYHKRLALLKSGKPRLVVRKTLNHHIAQIVLYDPKGDRTVVSAHTRELMRDFGWKGHGGNTPSAYLLGLLIGYKAKKAGIEEAILDIGLHPPTRGSSIFAVLKGAVDAGLNVPHSEEIYPEDYRINGEHIANYAKALKEEDEERYRKQFSGYLVKGLEPEKLPEHFEEVKARIIEKFEEARE; encoded by the coding sequence ATGGCACACGGACCAAGGTATAGGGTTCCGTTCAGGAGGAGGAGAGAGGGTAAGACTAACTATCACAAGAGGCTCGCCCTCCTCAAGTCTGGAAAGCCTAGGCTTGTTGTGAGGAAGACCCTCAACCACCACATAGCCCAGATAGTCCTTTATGACCCGAAGGGTGACAGAACTGTGGTCTCTGCCCACACCAGGGAGCTCATGAGGGACTTTGGCTGGAAGGGACACGGAGGCAACACGCCTTCAGCCTACCTGCTCGGTCTCCTCATAGGCTACAAGGCCAAGAAGGCCGGCATCGAGGAGGCCATCCTTGACATAGGCCTCCACCCGCCGACCAGGGGTTCGAGCATATTCGCAGTCCTCAAGGGTGCCGTTGACGCTGGACTCAACGTCCCGCACAGCGAGGAGATTTACCCGGAGGACTACAGGATAAACGGCGAGCACATAGCCAACTACGCCAAGGCTCTCAAGGAGGAGGACGAGGAGCGCTATAGGAAACAGTTCTCGGGATACCTCGTCAAGGGTCTTGAGCCGGAGAAGCTCCCCGAGCACTTTGAGGAGGTCAAGGCGAGGATAATCGAGAAGTTTGAGGAGGCGAGAGAATGA
- a CDS encoding 50S ribosomal protein L19e: MLKMQRRIAADLLKCGENRVWIDPERIDDVATAITREDIRRLINDGVIKKKSVKGQSRARARAYQEARKKGRHRGPGSRKGKKTARMGKKERWMMTIRALRKELRKLKAEGKIDEHTYRRLYIRAKGGQFKNKRQLYMFMQEHGILKE; encoded by the coding sequence ATGCTCAAGATGCAGAGAAGGATTGCCGCTGATTTGTTGAAGTGCGGTGAGAACAGGGTCTGGATCGACCCGGAGAGGATTGATGATGTTGCAACCGCCATCACCAGGGAGGACATCAGGAGGCTCATCAACGACGGAGTCATCAAAAAGAAGTCCGTCAAGGGCCAGAGCAGGGCCCGCGCCAGGGCTTACCAGGAGGCCAGGAAGAAGGGACGTCACCGCGGGCCAGGAAGCAGGAAGGGTAAGAAGACCGCCAGGATGGGCAAGAAGGAGCGCTGGATGATGACCATAAGGGCCCTCAGGAAGGAGCTCAGGAAGCTCAAGGCCGAAGGAAAGATAGACGAACACACCTACAGGAGGCTCTACATCAGAGCCAAAGGTGGCCAGTTCAAGAACAAGAGGCAGCTCTACATGTTCATGCAGGAGCACGGTATCTTGAAGGAGTGA
- a CDS encoding 50S ribosomal protein L32e, giving the protein MNEKARLLRIRARIKRKKPRFLRQEWWRYPKFKNDPKWRRPKGIDSKMRLKKKGKARSPSIGWSSPRLVRGLHPSGYEEVLVHNVKELEAIDPTRQAARIARTVGARKRELILARAKELGVKVLNAR; this is encoded by the coding sequence ATGAACGAGAAGGCGAGACTCCTTAGGATAAGGGCCAGGATCAAGAGGAAGAAACCCCGCTTCCTTAGGCAGGAGTGGTGGCGCTATCCGAAGTTCAAGAACGACCCCAAGTGGCGCAGGCCGAAGGGAATTGACAGCAAAATGAGGCTCAAGAAGAAGGGTAAGGCCAGGTCACCGAGCATAGGCTGGAGCTCACCGAGGCTCGTCCGTGGGCTTCACCCGAGCGGCTACGAGGAAGTCCTCGTTCACAACGTCAAGGAGCTCGAAGCGATAGACCCGACCAGGCAGGCCGCCAGGATAGCCAGGACCGTCGGTGCAAGGAAGAGGGAGCTTATACTTGCCAGGGCGAAGGAACTCGGTGTGAAGGTTCTTAACGCGAGGTGA
- a CDS encoding 50S ribosomal protein L6: protein MPIDAWVREEVEIPEGVEVTVENNVVKVKGPKGEVKRELRYPGVQIFTEDGKVVVFKEFPRKRDIAIARTFKAHIANMIRGVTEGFTYKLKVVYSHFPMTVKVQGDEVVIENFLGEKNPRRAKILPGVTVKVMGSEVIVEGIDKEAVGQTAANIEQATRITKWDRRVFQDGIYIVEKAGKPIKF from the coding sequence ATGCCGATAGACGCGTGGGTAAGGGAAGAGGTTGAAATCCCGGAGGGAGTCGAGGTTACCGTTGAGAACAACGTCGTCAAGGTCAAGGGCCCAAAGGGAGAGGTTAAGAGGGAGCTCAGGTATCCGGGCGTTCAGATATTCACCGAGGACGGTAAGGTCGTCGTCTTCAAGGAGTTTCCGAGAAAGCGCGACATAGCCATAGCCAGGACCTTTAAGGCCCACATAGCTAATATGATCAGGGGAGTTACCGAGGGCTTCACCTACAAGCTCAAGGTTGTCTACAGCCACTTCCCCATGACCGTCAAAGTTCAGGGTGACGAGGTCGTCATTGAGAACTTCCTCGGTGAGAAAAACCCGAGGAGGGCCAAGATACTTCCTGGAGTCACCGTTAAGGTCATGGGCTCGGAGGTCATCGTCGAGGGCATAGACAAAGAGGCCGTTGGCCAGACCGCTGCCAACATCGAGCAGGCCACAAGGATAACCAAGTGGGACAGGCGCGTCTTCCAGGATGGGATTTACATCGTTGAGAAGGCTGGCAAGCCGATAAAGTTCTGA
- a CDS encoding 30S ribosomal protein S8, giving the protein MTLLDPLANALSHITNSERVGKKEVYLKPASKLIGEVLRVMQENGYIGEFEFIDDGRAGIYRVQLIGKINKAGAIKPRFPVKAREYEAWEKRFLPAFEFGILIVSTSQGVMTHKEAIEKGIGGRLIAYVY; this is encoded by the coding sequence ATGACTTTGCTTGACCCGCTGGCAAACGCGCTTTCGCATATAACCAACAGCGAGAGGGTCGGAAAGAAGGAGGTCTACCTCAAGCCGGCCTCCAAGCTCATTGGAGAGGTTCTCAGAGTTATGCAGGAGAACGGCTACATAGGTGAGTTTGAGTTCATCGACGATGGAAGGGCCGGCATCTACAGGGTGCAGCTCATAGGAAAGATCAACAAGGCTGGGGCGATAAAGCCGAGGTTCCCCGTTAAGGCCAGGGAGTACGAGGCCTGGGAGAAGAGGTTCCTTCCGGCCTTCGAGTTCGGTATCCTCATAGTCTCGACCTCCCAGGGCGTCATGACCCACAAAGAGGCCATCGAGAAGGGAATCGGCGGAAGGCTGATAGCCTACGTCTACTGA
- a CDS encoding 30S ribosomal protein S14 codes for MAKADYNKRKPRKFGKGARRCVRCGQYGPIIRIHGLMLCRHCFREIAPKLGFKKYE; via the coding sequence ATGGCGAAGGCTGACTACAACAAGAGGAAGCCCAGAAAGTTTGGGAAGGGTGCAAGGAGATGCGTCCGCTGCGGACAGTACGGCCCGATAATCAGGATACACGGTCTGATGCTCTGCAGGCACTGCTTTAGAGAGATAGCCCCAAAGCTGGGCTTTAAGAAGTACGAGTGA
- a CDS encoding 50S ribosomal protein L5 has protein sequence MQINREAILADWEAHPMRKPRIAKVTINIGVGESGERLTKAEKMLEQLVGQKPIRRRAKQTNKDFGIRRGEPIAVKVTLRGKKAEEMLRRLLAAVDNKLKASNFDEHGNFCFGIDEHINIPGVEYDPEIGIFGMDVCVTLERPGFRVAKRKRQRKKIPNRHKLTKEEGIVFAMEEFKVTVEGL, from the coding sequence ATGCAGATCAACAGAGAGGCTATCCTTGCAGACTGGGAAGCTCACCCGATGAGGAAGCCCAGGATTGCCAAGGTCACCATAAACATTGGAGTTGGCGAGAGCGGTGAGAGGCTTACCAAGGCCGAGAAGATGCTTGAGCAGCTTGTGGGCCAGAAGCCGATAAGGAGGCGCGCGAAGCAGACCAACAAGGACTTTGGAATCAGGCGCGGAGAGCCTATCGCTGTGAAGGTCACCCTGAGGGGCAAGAAAGCTGAGGAGATGCTCAGGAGGCTCCTTGCTGCGGTTGACAACAAGCTCAAGGCGAGTAACTTCGACGAGCACGGCAACTTCTGCTTTGGAATAGACGAGCACATCAACATACCTGGCGTCGAGTACGACCCTGAGATAGGCATCTTCGGTATGGACGTCTGCGTTACCCTTGAGAGGCCCGGCTTCAGGGTCGCCAAGAGGAAAAGGCAGAGGAAGAAGATACCGAACAGGCACAAGCTGACCAAGGAGGAAGGTATCGTCTTCGCTATGGAGGAGTTTAAGGTTACCGTGGAGGGGTTGTGA
- a CDS encoding 30S ribosomal protein S4e, which translates to MARKGAKRHLKRLAAPNQWYISRKTYTWAVRPRPGPHSMRTSIPLLYIVRDYLGYAKTAREARKILNEGKILVDGRVRKDYKFPVGIMDVVSIPETGEHYRVLPNRIGKLILHPISEKEAKVKPLRISNKRMVKGAKVQLNLHDGSNHLVTMDEKDKYRTAYTVLMKVPDREVIEVIPFEVGAYVFVTQGKNVARKGRVVEVRQFPMGWPDVVTIEDENGELFDTLKEYAFVVGKDKPEISLP; encoded by the coding sequence ATGGCGAGGAAAGGAGCCAAGAGGCACCTTAAGAGGCTTGCCGCTCCAAATCAGTGGTACATCTCAAGAAAGACCTATACGTGGGCGGTTAGGCCGAGACCGGGTCCGCACAGCATGAGGACTTCCATACCGCTCCTCTACATAGTAAGGGACTACCTCGGCTACGCCAAGACAGCTCGTGAGGCCAGGAAGATACTCAACGAGGGCAAGATACTCGTTGATGGTAGGGTTAGGAAGGACTACAAGTTCCCGGTCGGTATAATGGACGTCGTTTCCATCCCCGAGACCGGCGAGCACTACAGGGTTCTTCCGAACAGGATCGGCAAACTCATACTCCACCCGATAAGCGAGAAGGAAGCCAAGGTAAAGCCGCTCAGGATAAGCAACAAGCGCATGGTTAAGGGCGCGAAGGTTCAGCTCAACCTCCACGACGGAAGCAACCACCTCGTCACCATGGACGAGAAGGACAAGTACAGGACTGCCTACACCGTCCTCATGAAGGTACCCGACAGGGAGGTCATCGAGGTCATCCCGTTCGAGGTCGGTGCCTACGTCTTCGTTACCCAGGGTAAGAACGTCGCGAGGAAGGGTAGGGTCGTCGAGGTCAGGCAGTTCCCGATGGGCTGGCCGGACGTCGTCACCATCGAGGACGAGAACGGCGAGCTCTTCGACACGCTGAAGGAGTACGCCTTCGTCGTTGGTAAGGACAAGCCGGAGATTTCCCTTCCGTGA
- the rplX gene encoding 50S ribosomal protein L24 produces MKLDTRQPKKQRKFLYNAPLHLRSKIMAATLSPELRNKYGVRSLPIREGDKVRVMRGDFKGKEGKVLEVDLKRYRIHIEGVTQKKVDGTEVFYPIHPSNVMIIDLNLEDEKREKIINRRAG; encoded by the coding sequence ATGAAGCTGGATACGAGACAGCCCAAGAAGCAGAGGAAGTTCCTCTATAACGCTCCCCTTCACCTTAGGAGCAAGATAATGGCCGCCACACTGAGCCCAGAGCTCAGGAACAAGTACGGCGTGAGGAGCCTTCCGATCAGGGAGGGCGACAAGGTTCGCGTTATGCGCGGCGACTTCAAGGGCAAGGAAGGCAAGGTCCTTGAGGTTGACCTCAAGAGGTACAGGATACACATCGAGGGGGTTACCCAGAAGAAGGTCGACGGAACCGAGGTCTTCTACCCAATCCATCCCTCGAACGTTATGATAATAGACCTCAACCTTGAGGACGAGAAGAGGGAAAAGATAATTAATAGGAGGGCTGGTTGA
- a CDS encoding 50S ribosomal protein L14 — MAKKGAGATRGISPVRPTRALPIGAYLKVADNSGAKVIQIIGVVGYKGTRRRLASAGVGDMVIAAVKKGRPDIRHQVVRAVVVRQRKEYRRLDGMRVKFEDNAAAIVTPEGVPRGTEIRGAIAREAAERWVRLGSIASIVL, encoded by the coding sequence ATGGCGAAGAAGGGTGCAGGTGCTACGAGAGGTATCAGTCCCGTGAGACCGACTCGTGCTCTTCCGATAGGTGCCTACCTCAAGGTCGCTGACAACAGCGGTGCGAAGGTTATCCAGATCATAGGCGTCGTTGGCTACAAGGGCACCAGGAGGAGGCTCGCCTCGGCAGGCGTCGGCGACATGGTCATCGCCGCCGTCAAGAAGGGAAGGCCCGACATAAGGCACCAGGTGGTTAGGGCCGTTGTCGTCAGGCAAAGGAAGGAGTACAGGCGCCTTGACGGCATGCGCGTCAAGTTCGAGGACAACGCGGCAGCGATAGTTACCCCTGAGGGTGTCCCGAGGGGTACCGAGATCAGGGGTGCTATAGCTAGGGAGGCCGCCGAGCGCTGGGTCAGGCTCGGAAGTATAGCGAGCATCGTGTTGTGA
- a CDS encoding 30S ribosomal protein S17 codes for MREIGLKVQPPAEKCDDPHCPWHGHLKIHGRYFEGIVVSDKGKKTVVVERQHYHYLKKYERYELRRSKVHAHNPECISAKVGDRVLIAETRPISKTKSWVVVAVTKRAGER; via the coding sequence ATGAGAGAGATTGGATTGAAGGTTCAGCCTCCCGCTGAGAAGTGCGACGACCCGCACTGCCCCTGGCACGGGCACCTCAAGATACACGGCAGATACTTCGAGGGAATAGTCGTCAGCGATAAGGGCAAGAAGACCGTCGTCGTCGAGAGGCAGCACTACCATTACCTCAAGAAGTACGAGAGGTATGAGCTCAGGAGGAGCAAGGTTCACGCTCACAACCCGGAGTGCATCAGCGCGAAGGTCGGTGACAGGGTTCTCATCGCCGAGACCCGGCCGATAAGCAAGACCAAGAGCTGGGTTGTTGTTGCAGTCACCAAGAGGGCTGGCGAGAGGTGA
- a CDS encoding ribonuclease P protein component 1 — protein sequence MRRNGQERKDRAPGRPQRKGQEIAGRPWIFRGLNRNRVTAKNIIWSELIGLKAKIIRASHPELVGIEGYVLDETRNTLTIGGERVWVIPKDVVCLEFEVGDKRIRINGKELIGRPEMRLKKRWRK from the coding sequence ATGCGGCGGAACGGTCAAGAAAGGAAGGATAGAGCTCCAGGGAGACCACAGAGAAAGGGTCAAGAAATTGCTGGGAGACCTTGGATTTTCAGAGGACTTAATAGAAATCGAGTAACGGCAAAGAACATCATCTGGAGCGAGCTCATAGGGCTGAAAGCAAAAATTATAAGGGCATCTCATCCAGAGCTGGTTGGCATCGAGGGCTACGTCCTTGACGAGACGAGGAACACCCTCACCATCGGCGGTGAGAGGGTCTGGGTTATCCCGAAGGACGTGGTTTGCCTTGAGTTTGAAGTTGGCGATAAAAGAATCCGGATCAATGGAAAAGAGCTGATTGGAAGACCCGAGATGAGATTGAAGAAGAGGTGGCGAAAATGA
- the yciH gene encoding stress response translation initiation inhibitor YciH, whose amino-acid sequence MLFKEVLKEQQRIRVYIEKARYGKLKTIIEGIDEKEFDLEDIAKKLKAKLACGGTVKKGRIELQGDHRERVKKLLGDLGFSEDLIEIE is encoded by the coding sequence CTGAAGGAGCAGCAGAGAATTAGAGTCTACATAGAGAAGGCCCGTTACGGAAAGCTTAAAACCATAATTGAGGGCATAGACGAGAAGGAGTTCGACCTTGAAGATATAGCCAAAAAGCTGAAGGCGAAGCTGGCATGCGGCGGAACGGTCAAGAAAGGAAGGATAGAGCTCCAGGGAGACCACAGAGAAAGGGTCAAGAAATTGCTGGGAGACCTTGGATTTTCAGAGGACTTAATAGAAATCGAGTAA